acaaactgcTGGAGGCAATgtggaaaacaaaagaaaaagaaaaacaactaaaCTAATCTAAATCGGTAGCGCgtgtacaaaacaaaagagagaagaaaagaaatccCTAACGCGATACATAGAAGCGCGGCACACGATGTTGACTGAACTATGATAACCAAACAGCAAAAAGCTTAGTGGCGAACGTATCGTAACAtacgaaaagaagaaaacgtaGCAGATTGGTACAGCATTCGGTTGATTTCGGTTGTAGTGCTGTGTGGagtgtttaattttcatttggcTGTGCTTTCGAAAGAAGGAACCTAAATTTTCGTAATATTTTTACAACCTGTAGCACACCAACTGCACACAGTCGAACACATGGATGATACTTGGAAGGCCTGGGGTGGCCGAATCCTTTGCTCCCATACTGTTGTGGTTTGGTGGTTTGtaacttttgttttattgcgaCGAAATTCACTATATTAGCGATCGATCGGCGCCAGCGGTGGCGATGTTGATGATAAGCGAATTAGTTTTAACCGTGTAATTTATCTGTAAAAAGTAATCTAGCATCAGTTCGGTAAGGTTCATCACTATGTTCAAAACATAATAAGCTAAGCGTGTGTAAGCTAcagtgctgttgttttttggttcTCTTGGAGTtgtatattttatgtttatacaTTGGTTGGATCCGGCTTTCGATCCGCGAGGGCGGTGAGAACTGATCCGAAGGTCAGCAGTGATTCAGTGAGTGTAATGATTAAGACAGTCGGAatagatgcaaaaaaaaaaccgttgcaTCCTTGTCGCGTTGCAAGTTGCTTAAGCTTGTTCTGTTCGGTTTTGATGCCACACAGTAAAGAACGTCGTCGCCTACACACAGCAACAGGTATAGCAAAAGCGCGGCACATGGAAAGCAGTGCACAAACTGTTGCCGCCACTGTTGGGGAGggattatttattattaaagaaaaatgattttgtgtATAGATTTGCCATTTACATGTTATTTAGTAGCTACGGTTAATACTATAGAactgaaagaagaaaataaaactgacgaagaaaaacaaccgaaGGAAAACTGCTGCTACGTAAGTTTGAAGTGCAAGTAAAaggggaaaataaaataatagcgAGTCACTTGACAACTTTGCAAGGTCTGAAAGTGAGAGTAAGGCTGATGGATGAGACGGGAAAATGCTGTTCCCAACAAAACATACCGAACATTTGAGAAAATAGGCAAAGAAATGGGAACGTCATTCCATACTctcactgcaaaaaaaaaaaagatcgtaCAATGTTACGCGAATGCAAAACAACTGCagaaaacacattcaaacgCATATAAAGCATAAAtagtaaaaaacaaacaaaacaaacactcacacaaataACTGTAGAGCGAAACTCCCATAGACGAATCAagatataaaaacaaaaagaaacaaaatcgaaaaaaacacagaaaaaagatgcTTACATAACCAGCGACACACGTGTTACCCTCTGTAGTTCGTGAAAAAAGCGAAAGGATGATGGagtaaatggaaaaaaacatcaaattatCTTGACCGATTGAACAAAGTAGTGATCGATGCAGCGGCACCTCCACATACACATAAGCGTGCGCACACGTTTCTTCTTCTAACACAATCTAAGATAGCTAAATGTTTCAAGCATTAAAACTTTACCTTAGTAAACCAaatcataccaagtgcatgtGCGGGCGTATAAACGTTTATATAGAAGAATACAAACGAATGTAAAAAAGATGGTTTAAGAAGGTGCAACGTAAGCAGCTTTACTCACTCTCACTGTCCCATACACGCGGTGTGTGtacgcgagtgtgtgtgtatgtgtgtgcgtgcgcaaAAACTGGTAAAACAATTCGcaaatgaaacacacacaaaaacgaaaacagaaaaaaaaacacctgtGCAAAAGTAATAATAGATAAAAAAGGATGTAGGAAAGGACTGGATTGGAGAATATATAACAACACAATAGCTGCAAGCAATAGAAAAGGAAAGCAGAGGGCTGTCAGGACGATACATATTACAGCAAATGCATTCGCAAAACATTTAGCCAAGTGCGGTAGAAGATAGCGCTGGGAATGCAAACAATGGTGCATAAGCATCGTGTATGCACCAGCGGAGGAAAAACAGACAAGATGAGTAAAGCAGAAGATTAAAGTGGATAGGGGCGGAATGGGCGAGCAGCAGCTTACAAACACAATACCGACTAAACGAAACGGTGgaaagagaaggggaaatgaaaatgaaacaaatttacTGAAATTATTCTAGATACTGAAAGTAATTTAAAACCagagaaataaaattataaaataattcaaaacaacCTTGCGGAAGTTCTCTTTTTCTCATTGTATCTGCCATGTGACTATCTGCTAGCAATCTCTTTTATCCAGCTCATTGTCATCTACGTGCATGACTGCAATTCGTCCAAGAAGCAGCGCACTTTAAAGGACATCTTCAACTCGTTGAGTGGCTGCGTCCCTTCGTCGTTTGTCTATCATTCGCTTGCAAACAAAATCAGTACATAGGGGAGCGCGAAAATCCACTGACACTGCAACAACTGCTTTTTATCCATTGAAGGTACTCTCTGCaccatgtttttcttttcttttttgttctacCCTCCTCCATTGCTTTATCAACTTTTCGCCATTTTAAAAGTGTGCTCCAAGGAGGAGCGGGAGACATATTGTTCTGTGAAAAGTCCTTCCAAACTGCACGGCGGTGCTGCAGCCATGCCGATGATTGGGGTAGCGTttgcacgatgatgatgatgatgatgatggttccaTCTAGGGACAGGTTGATCCATCCACCTACATGTCACAGTCGATTGAAGGCAACTCGTGGCTGCTAAGCTCTGTTCTGCCAACTCCCGGCCCGGCGATAGGAGTGTTggtgaataattaaaaatccATTTCCTTCGCCAGCCAACTGTTACAACCGGGGGAAGAGTGCGGGAGTCGTTGACACTGGCATGTTATCCGTTCGTTAGATACATGGGTAGCCAGGGTGGTTAAGAGTGGCGTAGTGTGGCACCCCACTCGGTGTCTTTTCCAGGTGAAAGCAATTTTAAGTGCAAAGTCAATATTGTACCTTCATTTTTGCAAACGATTTCATTCTTGCCATCTTTGCTTGCTAGTAGGGATGGAACCATTAACGAAGAATGTCGGTACCGTACTAATGTCTAGGGACGGATGTAGAAGGTATGGAAAGTCATGTTTAAGATTGCATAAAGATTTATTGATCGGATTTGTCTGCAAACTTCTTGTTTCACTGCCAATGCAATGGAATAGAAAACAATTATTCGCATtcttaaatagaaaataaataaaaaggatACTAGAATGAAAGATCGTCATCGAATGCATATCGCGGATTGCATACACAGCGGCGGTAAGTGCATGCGGATTGCCTTCATATAGGCGCAATGCTGAAAGGCCGAGAATGTCGATTTTGAATGTTGACTTGAGATCAGCGTTAGAACTCAAACTTTTCGTTCTTTctttaacaacaaaaatgaactAAATTCAATTGTACAATTATGAGCTAATGCAGCATTTCCACGCTTTATTGTGCATCTTCGTTGGCAATACATTTGAGATTTACCAGTTTGCCTTATTGTACCAACTCTAATTCCCTCTCATCATTACGCATACCAGCACAgtcgttatttttataaaatctaGTAAGTAAAttcagcaaataaaaaatggagaaaGGCAATTCACCGATCTGATTCGCGCATTTGCGTACATCTCCAGAGGTACGCTAAAAAGCTTAATCCTACGCACTACtgctgtgtgtgattttgtgtttcttttggtACTAGACAATACTTCCGCAGCCGTCCTGGAACTGGAGTCGAGTCAGGAGCTGCTTACTTTGTAGTTTCGATGCCCAAATCATCGATCACTTCTTCGGACGAGATTCGGTGCGGTCCTGGACCTCGGACACGGTTGCTTACCTCGGCAAAGCTGCCCTTAATTTCATCCAGCGCTTTGCCGAGACCGAGCTTGATTTGGTTGAATTCCTGCGTTACCATCGAGAGTCGGCCCAGCAGGTAGTTCAGGTTGGAGTCCACTTCCGTCATACGGTTGGTAATAAGGGAGACCTGCAGTCgaaagaaaaatgcacattttgaGAAACAGATCAGATTGCTCTGGCAAAACGTTATCTCACACTTACCTTGCCCTCCATACTGTCCATTGTGTTGAGTGTACCGTTGACATACGATTCCGTTTGCTCCTGGAGACGATCCAAGGCTTGCTTGCTGGACGAGATCTCCTGGTACATGATACCGATCTGACGCCACACCTGGCTGATCTCCGTCTCAATCTTTGAGCTGAGGTTCGCGAGGGCACCGTTGTGATTGTCCAGAATCGTAGCATCGATGGCATCGAAACGCTTCGAAATGGTCGTATTGAGACTGCCCGAGTTAGCCTTAACCACGTCGCCAACCTCACGCGTGATCTGCAGTATACCGAAGTCCATACCGCGCTTGGCATCCAGAATGTCCTCACCAGCCTTCAACAAGAACACCGACAAATGGGACATGGTTTCGTTCATGGAGTTAAACTGATCCTTGGCCGTGTTGTGGAACGCTTCCGCCGTGGTCAACTCTTCTGTCAGCGTCTTCAATATATCGTCCACGGATGATTGCAGCACCTCGTTGTTCTCCTTGATGCGGGTGGCCGTCTTGGTGAAGCTCTTATCCGATGCGGTCAGCACCTCCAGACGCATATCGTTGATCGCTTCCAGGGTTTCGTTGACCAGGCCTTGGATGAACTGCTTGTCAGGCAGCGAAGATGCATCCTTGCTCAGCGAATTACTGCTCGAGCCGTCCGATGCCATCGAGTTGCTCAAATCTTCCAGACGGCGCAGCACCTTGTCCTCAAACTCCACGTTTTGCGTTGCAATGACTGGACTGGTGAGGTAGAACTGAGACAGCTTCTCTTCCATCTTGGAGATGATCTCGTCCGCCGAGGAAAGCTTAGAGTTGACCAGCTTTTCCGTTTCCTTCAGCAATTGCCGATTGACATCCtgggaaatggaaagaaaaaggtAAACGATCATTTTTCGGAACAAGCGGGCAAGATTATCGATGGTTTACCTCCGTGGCATCACGATCGCTCTTCAGCTCGGCCAACTCCCGTCGCAGCTCCCGCACGGTAGCTGCTACCTCATCCAGCTTGCTTGCTACACTTTCATCGTCCTCGTCTCGTACCGATCCGTTTGGTTCCCGTGGAGCCATCTCCGTCAGTCCCTTCAGGATACCTGCCAGAGACACGTCGACCTCTTTTTGCTGCTGAGCGAATGTAGCAATCTTGTCACCGTGCTGTAGCAGAGCGGTCTCAATCTCTCCAGTGCGTCCCTCCAAACGACTGATCATGCCGGGCAGCGGATCCAACGCGCGGAGATTCTTCTGCACCGTGATCAAGCTCTTCTTAACCTGCTCGGCATGGGCACGTTCACGTTGCTCGTGGCGCTCCAGCTTGTTGTCGAGCGTGTTGTAGGAGTGGACCAGCGACAGGATGGCATCTCGGATCTCTTGGTTGCTGTGTGCGATGATCGTACGAGCATGTGAAATATTACTCATTTTGTAGTAAACTTTCACACTGGTGTTAATGTTATTATTATCTTCCAAAATAAACATTATTGTTTAGAAAATATTTGGCACTCATCCAACTAAGCTGATGCCAATTCAAACGGTCTTGAACGATAAACAACTATTCTTGATCGATGGTTGGCTTTAAACAAGACATTACAAGTATTATTTATCCAATCGTCTGTGAGTGATAACTCGACTTACGTCTTAAACGTACAGCGCAAATGTTTCCAAATATTTAAACTCAGCTCGATTGATAGACAACTAACGCGCTGTCCAAATGGAACGCTCCAAACTCCAAACGATCGCCTTCCTGTTTACGGCTGGCAACAAAGAGACATGCACCGGGCAAACCTTTCTCGCTCAATAAACATCACTCTACGCGAGACGTAAATCAGTGCAAAATGCAGTAAATATAGCAACCGGCCATCAGCGACCTCAGAAACCATCCCGAAAAGGTTCCGTCTCCGGTCGTAAACGGGCATGGTGCGCACCAGCGGCATTGTGTCTTCTTGCGGTACGCAATGCATCCCATCCACTGCGTAAAACCCCGTACGCTAGATACGCGTGAAAATaggcaaagcaaaaaacgcACTCAATCAAGGCGTGAAAGATGCATGTGCAAATGGAAAAAGGGCACCGCCGTTCTGGTTTCGCCAGATGCACCGACTCATCGCGCGTTTCCAGATGCAAGACGATCTCGTACGGCGCGCGCAAACCCATAACATCCAAACACGATCGCTCGGAAAATGTCTGCAGCAGTCAGTGTAGCAGCAGTAACAGCAGCCAACCATGGCGGTTCTGACGTTTTCGGGGTTAAGTTCCACCAATTATGATCAATTATGGTAACAAATGGCCGCAGTGCCGGCACTTTGGCTGCCTGCGCGGTATTCGTTATCGATTAACGCGTTCGGTCTGTTGCGTCGGCAGCGCGTCGTCCGCGAGGCCTGACTTTCTTTGGGCCGCGACCGCGAACAGAGAGGTTATTCTATCGTTCGGGTTCATTGCCATCCGATGATAGTGAAACCGAGAGTGAGCCGTACGCGGTGGCTTGCCAGTTAACTGGTGGGGTCAACTACACGCCAAGACATTGAAATTGACCCTTCCCGCTGTCCGAAGGCTCTGAGACAGTGCGTTTGATTGTTTGAGCTGCCAGGGCCAAAAAGGAACCCGGTCATTAGCACGGGCTCGCTTAAGAAAGGGTCTTCTTATTGGCTGTTTTTTGGATGTTTGAGCCAACACAAAGGAGTTCAGTGTAGCCAATTTTTTGGCACAAAAAAGACTCTTCGTacgatcgtgtttttttttcttcagcaaAACCAAAACGCAACATAAGGTCCATGTACTTACGTAACTTCAGTGGCAGGGTGGGCCGCACCAGCGGCGCGGTAGGATACGGTGCTTAGGGCCAGCAAGATCAGGCAGCAGAACTgagtcgtcatcgtcatcgggTGTACGGGATACTGACGGCAATGCTGCAAATGGAATGGACGGGAGGGAGAAGaacaatttcatttccatcaaagACTTTTACACCCGCTTAGCGTGTTTATCCATGGCAGATCGTGTGGGGAAATTGCATCGAGTGCTTAATGCATGTCATCTGGCACAAGTGTGAAGGACTTCGAGGATGTCGAAGCAGTACaatggaagaagaaagaatcGAAGAAAGGAACCCAACATTGTTGAGGAAGCAAATGGAACGTATGTGGCGTTCGTTTAAATTCGTTTTCGACCGACAGACGATAGTGGAAAGGCGATCGAGACGATTTCGTCGTCCAATCAATAGTTTTACGATAACAGTCcgtttttaaaacaatgtaACTCTGCTTCTAGGAAGTCTACATGCTCTATTTATGCAATGAGTGGCGTCACCACAGCCCTAATGCCCGATGCCCGCTGATTAGCGTAGACGCCGCACGGACACAGAACATTCTTCGTTTCCTTGTTGATGTTTGCTGCTTCGAGCCGGCTCGGGCGGCTCGAGCTTTGTTTGTGCTCGGCTTTTTAGCCTCAATGCGTATGATGATAAATtggttttaaattattcaacattTGCAATCGATGCCTCGGACGATTGCTTACTGTTTCCCCACCGAGTGTCCCTATCAACCGATGAGCTACACTCGTGTCTGATTGACGGCTGTGGCGTAGTGTCTGTCGCGTTTTATTAACGATTTAATTTTGAATCGTGAAATATTGAACCCCGTAGCGATCTTACTGGCAATCCAAAATCGCTCCCTTTCTCACAGTCAAGGTGTACATAAATCAGAACTTTATGAAAGAAAGTTCGCCATTCTGACCTTCCGGGGGATCTGGTTTTCGATGCTACCGGTCTCTATCGTCCTCTCCTCTCAAGCGTCGGTTTCTTGACTCACTCCATTTCAACTGATAATCGATGTGCGGTTTGTTTAACCTAATGTGCTTCGAACTTAGGCTGTGTATAAAGCCACACACGGacgggaaaaaaaaccccaaagaAAACACTTGATCTCATAAATAAATCCATTAACGACGGCAGGCACAAGCGTTTGGCGgcaaaaatttgatttcatCTCATAAACAATCTCAACAAGACTGCGAGTGAGAAGGGGCATATGGTGTCCGATCGTGGCTAAACAGCGCCCAGAATCGTTTCCATTGATAATTCGAAACGTTTCCCATTCTAATCACGCCAAGCTCTTGTGTGAGTTATGGTAGCTGGTTCGAAGTAAATGTCTGTCTGTTTAGTTTTCTAATGGgattgcttttctttttctcctcgGGATAAAACATGACCCCCTGCACAAGCTGAAAGACACTTGATCCTAGAGACACATATGCACACACAAGTGCTGACAGAGAATACAAGACCCGGATCGTATTTCTTCTGCATTGCATTGCCCACTTGGAAGGGAACGTTACCAGCAATGGTCGCTTCGGTTGGTCTATCACTCTAAAGCTAATTGatatttgaataataaaaaccttTAAACAAAGATCACTTCACCTGTGGTGATCCTCCTTCGCTGTGTCTTTAGACGAGACTTCACACGGTAATACTAGATAATGCTCTGATCACACTCTGATGCACACTATGCCACTGCAGCACAACACCTCCAATCGATCAAGACACGCCTGGATCCCGAGCCCAAGAGGCGAGTGATCCGATCGTAACGGAAAACGGCAACTGAATGAGCGAAGGATGTTGCCGGTTAGTGCGCGAGACTTACGCGTACGCATCGCGCAGTTCTTTGTGCCCGTGATCATCTCCCACGAGATGAGTTTACTCtgtctttctccctctcttatTTTCTCTGGCCAATGTTTCAGACTGTAGTGTTACATGCTGGGCGGAAATAGAGGGTGGCCATATGTTAGTatggacagagagagagaaagaaagagcgagtgggtatgtgtgtgtcctcTTGTGTCCATTTGCTGTTTGATCTTTGGCTGACATGTGTGAGTCGGTATGAAACATGGGAGGAAAAAGGGCGAAGGACGCAAAGGATGCATCGATCTTCTCGTCATTCAGAGATCATAGCAAGTTTTTAAAtgtaaatgcaaattttctacTCACCAACCATTCAAGAGATGATTGTCGGATTTGTTCTGGTGCTGTTCGTTAATGCAAGTTTAATGCATTGCACTGCACTGTAACATGAGTTGCTTGTTGCTAGAACGTGACGGTATCAGCTTCTCACGATCGCGGCCACTACTTGCAGGCTATTAATGAGCCCGTCCCAGCGCAGAAGGGCATGATTCGACATCGTCGGGGGCAGATTTTACACCGCCGTTTGTGGTCCGACCCGACCCGCATAGACGAACGCAACGAGCTTTGTTTACTTGAAAACCCTCCCTCGACGATGGATTTTACGGCTTTTATATCCCTACACTGCACATCATGGGATGTGCATCTGTGTCCGAAGGAAAACACATGTGCACCTCTTGCTGGAATTAGTGAGAGACGAGGTGAAGAAAGATCGGGATTGAGACGCCTCGAAGTGGAAGATGTTAGCGGGTGTGATCCTTTCTTCTGTGTGTTGATGAAGAAGTAGCCAACACCACATTTGCTGTAATCGATTCTGGAGAATTGATCGTATCAGGGAGTGTGCTGGGGTGTAGGGGATGATGATGTTTATGTAGCCTTGTGTAGATGTGATGACCCTTTTCGGTGGTTTTATGCTTTTGCAATTAGAGGCAATTAgatgaaacatttttaaaaacgTTCATTGGCTTACGAACATAAGGTAAATGTACTGgcttagtttagtttagttggTGCGCCCTTGAAGAATTACTAGATCGACTCAGTGTTCATTAGTTGTGCTGTAGATTTAACGGCCATACCACGTGGTCGTGGCACTGTACTTTTTTCTACTCATTATAATGCAGTAAACTTACCAATCAACGTAGtattttcaattgattttttttctttttccttcatGGGTCTGATATGCATGtttaattgttattttaactgcatatttttgaaatcaaatggttttttccattccaattggTACGAAACGGTACAACTTATCGATGAGATAGTATAGTTTCTCCGTCGCGCCAGCCAGCGTGGCCAGAAATACcaatttatctgtattcctaccaatatgcctaccgattcacaaaaaatttgtttgcttctaaaaaaataaaataaaatttgtttgcttatatataaaaaaattgtttgcttCTACTGCCAAATTTGTAGACCGCCAaaaaatctggccacactggccgCGACTTCACAACACCGCGTTGACAGCCCGTTTGTTTACGTTCTTTTCGTTGGTCTCGTGCTCGCCCCGATGGTTGCGGTCGGCGGCGAATTTCCGTGACTTTGGCTGGTAAAAATGTTCCGAATGCTTAATTTGCGCAGTCTAGCACAAAGCAAGAACCGGCTGCTCGCTCACAAAAGTGGAATCGTGCGGGTGGACGCCACCAGCAGCGTAGTGTA
This sequence is a window from Anopheles merus strain MAF chromosome 3R, AmerM5.1, whole genome shotgun sequence. Protein-coding genes within it:
- the LOC121596762 gene encoding uncharacterized protein LOC121596762; this translates as MTMTTQFCCLILLALSTVSYRAAGAAHPATEVTNQEIRDAILSLVHSYNTLDNKLERHEQRERAHAEQVKKSLITVQKNLRALDPLPGMISRLEGRTGEIETALLQHGDKIATFAQQQKEVDVSLAGILKGLTEMAPREPNGSVRDEDDESVASKLDEVAATVRELRRELAELKSDRDATEDVNRQLLKETEKLVNSKLSSADEIISKMEEKLSQFYLTSPVIATQNVEFEDKVLRRLEDLSNSMASDGSSSNSLSKDASSLPDKQFIQGLVNETLEAINDMRLEVLTASDKSFTKTATRIKENNEVLQSSVDDILKTLTEELTTAEAFHNTAKDQFNSMNETMSHLSVFLLKAGEDILDAKRGMDFGILQITREVGDVVKANSGSLNTTISKRFDAIDATILDNHNGALANLSSKIETEISQVWRQIGIMYQEISSSKQALDRLQEQTESYVNGTLNTMDSMEGKVSLITNRMTEVDSNLNYLLGRLSMVTQEFNQIKLGLGKALDEIKGSFAEVSNRVRGPGPHRISSEEVIDDLGIETTK